A genomic window from bacterium includes:
- a CDS encoding phosphoribosylanthranilate isomerase codes for MTKIKICGFTRRKDIEDAIDLGIKWIGLNFYEKSPRYISEKEAKVLIENLPSEVKKIGVFVNPDEKLLFEYVRKLNLDGAQLHGNEPPSLVKRFKKIFPDKILIKGIRVKNEGSLNKIKNYKFDYLLIDAFDEKLSGGTGKLINYKYLDRKDIPFARIFLAGGITPENVKDIIKRFSPYGIDVASGVEIAPGIKIKEKMKKLVEEVRNAFA; via the coding sequence ATGACGAAAATAAAGATATGTGGATTTACAAGAAGGAAAGATATAGAAGACGCAATTGATTTAGGAATAAAATGGATAGGTTTGAATTTTTATGAAAAAAGTCCAAGATATATCAGTGAAAAAGAGGCGAAAGTTTTGATTGAGAACCTTCCTTCAGAAGTAAAAAAAATAGGTGTTTTTGTAAATCCTGATGAGAAATTATTATTTGAATATGTAAGAAAATTAAATTTAGATGGTGCTCAATTACATGGAAACGAGCCACCATCTCTTGTTAAAAGATTTAAAAAAATTTTTCCTGATAAAATTTTAATAAAAGGTATAAGAGTAAAAAACGAAGGTTCATTAAATAAAATTAAAAATTATAAATTTGATTATTTACTGATTGATGCTTTTGATGAAAAATTGTCTGGTGGGACAGGGAAATTGATAAATTATAAATATCTTGATAGAAAAGATATCCCATTTGCCAGGATATTTTTAGCAGGAGGTATAACTCCTGAAAATGTAAAAGATATAATAAAAAGATTTTCTCCTTATGGAATAGATGTTGCATCTGGAGTTGAAATTGCGCCAGGAATAAAAATTAAAGAAAAAATGAAAAAACTTGTAGAGGAAGTGAGAAATGCTTTTGCCTGA
- the trpB gene encoding tryptophan synthase subunit beta, which produces MLLPDKNGKYGEFGGKFAPETLMPALELLENDYKKFSNDTAFKKELSQLLSDYTGRPTPLYFAKNLSKFLGFTVYLKREDLAHTGAHKINNTLGQVLLAKKTGKTRVIAETGAGQHGVATATAASLLNMKCDVYMGKIDIERQKLNVYRMKLLGAEVISVSSGSQTLKDAINEAMRDWISNLQTTHYVIGSIVGPHPYPLIVRDFQSVIGKEAKKQILQKEGKLPDYLVACVGGGSNSIGLFYPFYNDMDVKFIGVEAGGKGLNTDKHAATLCKGDKGILHGSFTYILQDKNGQIHPTHSVSAGLDYPGVGPEHSFYKTTKRAKYVSVTDEYALLGFHKLSELEGIIPALEPSHAIGYLIKNKKEFKSSDVIVLCLSGRGDKDVEEVAKIEGIK; this is translated from the coding sequence ATGCTTTTGCCTGATAAAAATGGAAAGTATGGTGAATTTGGTGGAAAATTTGCTCCTGAAACATTGATGCCTGCTCTTGAATTACTTGAAAATGATTATAAAAAATTTTCAAATGATACTGCTTTTAAAAAAGAACTTTCTCAACTTCTTTCTGACTATACAGGTAGACCCACTCCACTCTACTTTGCAAAAAATTTAAGTAAATTTCTTGGTTTTACTGTTTATCTTAAAAGAGAAGACCTGGCTCATACAGGGGCACATAAAATTAACAATACATTAGGACAGGTTCTTTTAGCAAAAAAAACAGGGAAAACAAGAGTAATTGCAGAAACAGGTGCAGGACAGCATGGTGTTGCAACTGCAACTGCTGCTTCTCTTTTAAATATGAAATGCGATGTTTATATGGGGAAAATTGATATAGAGAGGCAAAAATTAAATGTGTATAGGATGAAATTATTAGGAGCAGAAGTAATTTCTGTTAGTTCAGGAAGTCAAACATTGAAAGATGCAATAAATGAAGCAATGAGGGATTGGATTTCAAATCTCCAAACAACCCATTATGTAATTGGTTCTATTGTTGGACCACATCCATATCCTTTAATTGTAAGGGATTTCCAATCAGTAATAGGGAAAGAGGCAAAGAAACAAATTCTACAGAAAGAAGGTAAATTACCAGATTATTTAGTTGCCTGTGTTGGTGGAGGGAGTAATAGTATTGGACTTTTTTATCCATTTTATAATGATATGGATGTAAAATTTATAGGGGTTGAAGCAGGTGGAAAGGGATTAAATACAGATAAACATGCTGCAACTTTATGCAAAGGAGATAAAGGAATTTTACATGGAAGTTTTACATATATTTTGCAGGATAAAAATGGGCAAATTCATCCAACTCATTCTGTTTCTGCTGGACTTGATTATCCAGGGGTGGGACCTGAACATTCTTTTTATAAAACAACAAAAAGAGCAAAATATGTTTCTGTTACAGATGAGTATGCACTTCTTGGTTTCCATAAATTAAGTGAACTTGAAGGAATTATTCCTGCTTTAGAACCATCTCACGCTATTGGATATCTCATAAAAAATAAAAAAGAATTTAAGAGTTCTGATGTTATTGTTTTATGCCTTTCTGGCAGAGGGGATAAAGATGTTGAAGAAGTCGCAAAAATAGAAGGAATAAAATGA
- the trpA gene encoding tryptophan synthase subunit alpha, whose product MNKIDEKFAELKIKEQKALIGYFTAGYPDFETSKQVILRSVRAGIDILEIGVPFSDPLADGPIIQYTSNIALQNGINMDKCFSLCEEIKDCVSIPYLLMTYYNPVYKYGIEKFAVKAKKCGVSGVIVPDLPFEESELLKKQLKKNNIFLINFLTPFTQFERGKKIIEQAEGFIYFITIAGITGEKKEFDYNAFKVIEKYKKIKDIPFCAGFGISTVSQIKKIKKYVDGIIVGSHFLKQLIYGKIENVEKSVSKFKEVLL is encoded by the coding sequence ATGAATAAAATTGATGAAAAATTTGCTGAATTAAAAATAAAAGAACAAAAAGCACTAATTGGATATTTTACTGCTGGTTATCCTGATTTTGAGACATCAAAACAGGTGATTTTACGAAGTGTCAGGGCAGGAATTGATATTCTGGAAATTGGAGTTCCATTTTCAGACCCACTTGCAGATGGTCCTATAATTCAATATACTTCAAATATTGCTTTACAAAATGGAATAAACATGGATAAATGTTTTTCTCTTTGTGAGGAAATAAAAGATTGTGTTTCTATTCCATATCTTTTGATGACTTATTATAACCCTGTTTATAAATATGGAATTGAGAAATTTGCAGTAAAAGCAAAGAAATGTGGTGTTTCAGGAGTAATTGTACCAGACCTTCCATTTGAAGAAAGTGAACTCTTGAAAAAACAATTAAAGAAAAATAATATTTTTTTAATAAACTTTTTAACTCCTTTTACACAATTTGAAAGAGGGAAGAAAATTATTGAACAGGCAGAAGGATTTATTTATTTTATAACAATAGCAGGTATTACCGGAGAGAAAAAAGAATTTGATTATAATGCATTTAAGGTTATTGAAAAATATAAAAAAATAAAAGATATACCTTTTTGTGCTGGATTTGGAATATCAACTGTAAGTCAAATTAAAAAAATTAAGAAATATGTGGATGGCATAATTGTTGGCAGTCATTTTTTGAAACAATTAATATATGGTAAAATTGAAAATGTAGAAAAAAGCGTTTCTAAATTTAAAGAGGTGTTATTATGA
- a CDS encoding site-specific DNA-methyltransferase: MKKRYRKSKEIIAKNMGTSVIKEQLLSSDIYKSRKFSNIGNVIVYIGDVIKCLRLLPDGIVDCVITSPPYWKQRDYKDPHQIGQESTYQEYVKNLVGVFTEMKRVLKPTGTFFLNVGYKYQNKELLLIPELLAIELQKNGWTLLNKIIWNKPNAMPSSFDSRFSNVYEPVFLFVKNESKYKYYLSIDTLRLPVNNFVNNKNPEDILGFEVENSLLKDKKIKGYISKVFKNSRGDILAQVNWDDRKNTIEIVNDFNKESQISIGLICEDCGRTMKHEIDINSHLNCKGFPKPILPPVANFNNLIELSDSSLFSSVSPQFFQNSRRVYNGKFKLSPDNRGASPGARKSLFGEYFVLQRRYEIFQPIIADYLAFWKRKKNITTKEIDKLLGYKDTAGHWFRKDTGSWGRGGSIPLPDDWFKLKEILEFDNIYDRWITETHLVLQTVRAHPKGKNPGDVWNIKLQPFSGNHFAIFPEELVKRCILSGCPEQGVVLDPFAGSGTTGKVAQELGRDGILIELVPKYLDIIKKRCKNIKEVIYVK, translated from the coding sequence ATGAAAAAAAGATATAGAAAAAGTAAAGAGATTATTGCAAAAAACATGGGAACATCAGTTATTAAAGAGCAATTACTTTCTTCTGATATATACAAAAGTAGAAAGTTTTCCAATATTGGAAATGTTATTGTCTATATAGGAGATGTCATTAAGTGCCTCCGTTTATTGCCTGATGGTATTGTAGATTGTGTTATAACAAGTCCTCCCTATTGGAAACAGAGAGATTATAAGGACCCTCACCAAATTGGTCAAGAAAGCACCTATCAAGAATATGTAAAAAATCTTGTTGGTGTTTTTACAGAAATGAAAAGGGTCTTAAAGCCCACAGGAACATTTTTTTTAAATGTAGGATATAAATACCAGAATAAGGAATTGTTACTTATCCCTGAACTATTGGCAATTGAACTACAAAAGAATGGTTGGACTCTTTTAAACAAAATTATTTGGAATAAGCCCAATGCTATGCCATCTTCATTTGATAGTAGATTTTCAAATGTTTATGAGCCAGTATTTTTATTTGTGAAAAATGAAAGTAAATATAAATATTATTTGTCAATAGATACACTGAGATTGCCTGTAAATAATTTTGTCAATAATAAAAATCCAGAAGATATATTAGGTTTTGAGGTAGAAAACTCATTATTAAAAGACAAAAAAATTAAAGGATATATTTCCAAAGTTTTTAAAAATTCCAGAGGTGATATACTCGCCCAGGTGAATTGGGATGATAGGAAAAATACTATTGAGATTGTAAATGATTTTAATAAAGAATCCCAGATTTCAATTGGTTTAATTTGTGAGGATTGTGGTAGAACCATGAAACATGAAATAGATATAAATAGTCATCTCAATTGTAAGGGATTTCCAAAACCTATATTACCCCCAGTAGCAAACTTTAATAACTTAATAGAATTAAGTGATTCATCTTTGTTTTCTTCTGTTTCTCCTCAATTTTTTCAAAATAGTAGACGAGTTTACAATGGTAAATTCAAATTAAGTCCTGACAATAGAGGTGCTTCTCCTGGAGCAAGGAAATCACTATTTGGAGAATATTTTGTTTTACAAAGGAGATACGAAATTTTCCAACCAATAATTGCTGATTATCTTGCATTTTGGAAAAGAAAAAAAAACATCACTACGAAGGAAATTGATAAACTATTAGGATATAAAGACACAGCAGGTCATTGGTTTAGAAAGGATACAGGTAGTTGGGGACGGGGGGGATCTATTCCTCTGCCAGATGATTGGTTTAAACTAAAAGAAATACTTGAATTTGATAATATCTATGATAGATGGATTACAGAAACTCATTTAGTTCTTCAAACAGTGAGAGCACACCCCAAAGGTAAAAATCCGGGTGATGTGTGGAATATAAAACTACAACCTTTTTCTGGTAATCACTTTGCTATTTTCCCTGAGGAACTTGTCAAAAGGTGCATTTTGTCAGGATGTCCTGAACAAGGAGTTGTATTAGACCCATTTGCTGGTTCTGGAACAACAGGCAAAGTTGCCCAAGAATTAGGTAGGGATGGAATATTAATAGAACTTGTTCCAAAGTATTTAGATATTATTAAAAAAAGATGTAAAAACATTAAGGAAGTGATTTATGTTAAATGA
- a CDS encoding glycoside hydrolase family 2 TIM barrel-domain containing protein has product MERTEFPRPDFKRDEYKILNGIWDFEIDKSNTGIERELFLKDKKFSEKIVIPFPPESKLSKINEKDFMVSVWYKKEIEIPENWKNKRIFLNFGAVDFKASVWINEHFLGTHIGGYTPFSFEITNYLKRGKNYIVLNAYDDNRLNLQPAGKQSLKYNSYGCSYTRTTGIWQTVYLVATGKNYIEKIKISPDIENEKVNFFIDTTGGKFLEFEIYFSNEKIGFGKFKVDKNGIYSVPINKIIFWDYKNPALYDVKIKLFEDNKTLVDEIYTYFGIRTIKIAGNRIYLNGEKLFMKMVLDQGYYPDGIYTAKNQEEFKKDILISKNLGFNGARLHQKIFDPIYLYWADKLGYLVWEEYPNWGIKNRISEETFHILLYEWISSIERDINHPSIIGWCPLNETTIFQNSDLVKTLYRITKKFDITRPVIDTSGYIHVETDIYDCHNYKQNPEEFKNDFEKFKTQDTIWKNFPEYDAEYKGQPYWISEYGGIWWSEEESGWGYGDRPKNKKEFLERYNGLTKVLLNHPKISGFCYTQLYDVEQEKNGLYTYEREVKFNPEIIRRINSGL; this is encoded by the coding sequence ATGGAAAGAACAGAATTTCCAAGACCTGATTTTAAAAGAGATGAGTATAAAATTTTAAATGGAATATGGGATTTTGAAATTGATAAATCTAATACAGGAATTGAAAGAGAATTATTTTTAAAAGATAAAAAGTTTTCCGAAAAAATAGTTATTCCTTTTCCTCCAGAGAGTAAATTGTCAAAAATTAATGAAAAGGATTTTATGGTTTCAGTATGGTATAAAAAAGAAATTGAAATTCCTGAAAATTGGAAGAACAAGAGAATATTTTTAAATTTTGGTGCAGTTGATTTTAAAGCAAGCGTATGGATAAATGAACATTTCTTAGGTACCCATATTGGTGGATATACTCCTTTTAGTTTTGAAATAACAAATTACTTAAAAAGAGGTAAAAATTACATTGTTTTAAATGCTTATGATGACAATCGACTAAACCTTCAACCTGCTGGAAAACAGTCATTAAAATATAATTCCTATGGATGTTCTTATACCAGAACTACTGGTATATGGCAGACTGTATATCTTGTTGCTACTGGCAAAAATTATATTGAAAAAATCAAAATTTCTCCTGATATTGAAAATGAGAAGGTTAACTTTTTTATTGACACAACTGGTGGTAAATTTTTAGAATTTGAAATATACTTTTCAAATGAAAAAATTGGTTTTGGTAAGTTTAAAGTAGACAAAAATGGAATATATTCAGTGCCTATAAATAAAATAATTTTTTGGGATTATAAAAATCCAGCATTATATGATGTTAAAATTAAACTTTTTGAAGATAATAAAACTTTGGTAGATGAAATTTATACTTATTTTGGTATAAGAACAATAAAAATTGCGGGTAATAGGATATATTTAAATGGTGAAAAATTATTTATGAAAATGGTACTTGACCAGGGATATTATCCTGATGGAATTTATACTGCAAAAAACCAGGAAGAATTTAAAAAAGATATTTTAATTTCAAAAAATTTAGGATTTAATGGGGCAAGATTACATCAAAAAATTTTTGACCCAATTTATTTGTATTGGGCTGATAAATTGGGCTATCTTGTATGGGAGGAATATCCAAATTGGGGAATAAAAAATCGCATTAGTGAAGAAACATTTCATATTTTATTGTACGAATGGATTTCTTCAATAGAAAGAGATATTAATCATCCTTCTATAATTGGTTGGTGTCCCTTAAATGAGACAACTATATTTCAGAACTCAGACCTTGTAAAAACTCTATATAGAATAACAAAGAAGTTTGATATTACAAGACCAGTGATTGATACAAGTGGATATATTCATGTTGAAACAGATATTTACGACTGTCACAATTATAAACAAAATCCAGAAGAATTTAAAAATGATTTTGAAAAATTTAAAACACAAGATACCATTTGGAAAAATTTTCCAGAATATGATGCAGAGTATAAAGGACAACCTTATTGGATAAGTGAATATGGTGGAATATGGTGGAGTGAAGAAGAAAGTGGGTGGGGATATGGAGATAGACCTAAAAATAAAAAAGAGTTTCTTGAAAGATACAATGGTTTGACAAAAGTTTTATTAAATCATCCGAAAATATCTGGTTTTTGTTATACTCAATTATATGATGTAGAACAAGAGAAAAATGGACTTTATACTTATGAAAGAGAAGTGAAATTTAATCCAGAAATTATAAGAAGAATTAATTCTGGTTTATAA
- a CDS encoding homoserine dehydrogenase: MNKDEIKIGLVGCGTVGSAFLKEIIKKKGEIKKKTGLNITLSKIYDKNKKKKSLLPEKFVSSPEDIINDPEIDIFVELIGGISPSYEYVVKAIENKKSVVTANKALISEKGKELFEKSKQANVYIGFEGSVGGAIPVINILKESFIGNKIMTVMGILNGTTNYILTKMYHEGIDYEQALKDAQKNGYAEVNPSLDIKGIDTAHKLAILTTLSFNKWIDWKKIKIEGIDKIEIEDIKFADEFGYRIKLLGISKINNSKKLELRVHPVLISKGHLLSLVDGVYNAVYFEGDMIGKSLLYGEGAGSYAAASSVISDVIGISKKIVNNNKNADILWTNREIEIQPFQELQSRYYFRFTAIDKPGVLSKISKVLGENNISISSVIQKEENPQKAVPIVMLTHKAIENDVEKAINGINKLTIIKKPTVVIRVEE, translated from the coding sequence ATGAATAAAGATGAAATAAAAATAGGGCTTGTTGGATGTGGAACTGTTGGGTCTGCTTTTTTGAAAGAAATTATTAAGAAAAAAGGTGAGATAAAAAAGAAAACAGGACTGAATATTACATTAAGTAAAATATATGATAAGAATAAAAAAAAGAAAAGTTTACTGCCAGAAAAATTTGTATCTTCTCCAGAGGATATAATTAATGACCCTGAAATAGATATATTTGTTGAACTTATTGGAGGTATTTCTCCATCTTATGAATATGTAGTTAAAGCAATTGAAAATAAAAAAAGTGTTGTAACAGCAAATAAAGCATTAATATCCGAAAAGGGGAAAGAACTATTTGAAAAATCAAAACAGGCAAATGTTTATATTGGTTTTGAAGGAAGTGTTGGAGGTGCTATTCCTGTAATAAATATTTTAAAAGAAAGTTTTATTGGGAATAAGATTATGACAGTAATGGGGATTTTAAATGGAACTACAAATTATATACTTACAAAAATGTATCATGAAGGGATTGATTATGAACAGGCATTAAAGGATGCCCAGAAAAATGGATATGCAGAAGTGAACCCATCTCTTGACATTAAAGGTATAGATACTGCACATAAACTTGCAATACTTACAACTCTTTCATTTAATAAATGGATTGATTGGAAAAAAATAAAAATTGAAGGTATAGATAAAATAGAAATTGAAGATATAAAATTTGCAGATGAATTTGGATATAGAATTAAACTTTTAGGGATATCAAAAATAAATAATTCTAAAAAATTGGAATTAAGAGTTCATCCTGTTTTAATTTCTAAAGGTCATTTATTATCTCTTGTTGATGGTGTTTATAATGCTGTATACTTTGAAGGTGATATGATAGGAAAATCCCTTCTTTATGGAGAAGGTGCAGGAAGTTATGCTGCTGCAAGTTCTGTTATATCCGATGTTATTGGTATTTCAAAGAAAATTGTAAATAATAATAAAAATGCTGATATTTTATGGACTAATAGAGAAATTGAAATACAACCATTTCAGGAACTTCAAAGCAGATATTATTTCAGATTTACAGCAATTGATAAACCGGGGGTATTGTCAAAAATTTCAAAAGTTTTAGGAGAAAACAATATAAGTATTTCTTCTGTTATACAAAAAGAGGAAAATCCCCAAAAAGCAGTTCCTATTGTTATGTTAACACATAAAGCAATTGAAAATGATGTTGAGAAAGCAATAAATGGAATAAATAAACTTACAATAATTAAGAAACCAACTGTTGTAATAAGAGTTGAAGAATAA
- the thrC gene encoding threonine synthase — MEKILYRSTNGKAPIVSFKEALLNGQAPDYGLYVPTFIPKIRIDEIKCLKQKPYFEVAFHILYKFLKGEIGEKELFEMCKNVYDFDVPIIEIEKGKLYILRLDKGPTCSFKDFAAKMMASLMEYFAKEENKKLTVLVATSGDTGGAVANSFYKKENIKVVVLFPVEEVSERQRKQMTTLGENILPIGIKGKFDDCQNFVKRAFNDISLSSLNLTSANSINIGRLLPQIVYYFYAYLKFEKEIVFSVPSGNFGNLMGGVIGKKMGLPVKKFLVAVNENNEFPEFLRTGEYMPVIPSKKCSSNAMNVGHPSNFARLIDIYGGWIMDERDKDGKVIKYGVMKRKPDMEKMRNDFISFSISNEEVDETIKNYYQKYKIVIEPHTAVGIKSYEKSQISDLVIVLQTADPAKFPEKIKQLLNIEPKIPEALAKILTKKEDSFDVLENNYDVFKKYLLDKIK; from the coding sequence ATGGAAAAAATACTTTATAGAAGCACTAATGGAAAAGCACCAATTGTGAGTTTTAAAGAAGCATTACTTAATGGACAAGCACCTGATTATGGTCTTTATGTTCCTACTTTCATACCAAAGATAAGAATTGATGAAATAAAATGTTTGAAACAAAAACCATATTTTGAAGTTGCCTTTCACATACTTTATAAATTTTTAAAAGGAGAGATAGGAGAAAAAGAACTTTTTGAGATGTGCAAAAATGTATATGATTTTGATGTGCCTATAATTGAAATTGAAAAAGGCAAATTATATATTCTCCGTTTGGATAAAGGACCTACCTGCTCATTTAAGGATTTTGCAGCAAAAATGATGGCATCACTTATGGAATATTTTGCAAAAGAGGAAAATAAAAAATTAACAGTACTTGTTGCAACTTCAGGAGATACAGGAGGGGCAGTTGCAAATTCATTTTATAAGAAAGAAAATATAAAAGTTGTTGTTCTTTTTCCTGTTGAAGAGGTCTCTGAAAGGCAAAGAAAACAAATGACAACCTTAGGGGAAAATATTTTACCTATAGGTATCAAGGGGAAATTTGATGATTGTCAGAACTTTGTTAAAAGAGCATTTAATGATATATCTCTTTCTTCTTTGAATTTAACATCTGCTAATTCAATAAATATTGGTAGATTACTTCCCCAGATTGTTTATTATTTTTATGCATATCTAAAATTTGAAAAAGAAATTGTTTTTTCTGTTCCAAGTGGGAATTTTGGAAATCTTATGGGAGGGGTAATTGGTAAAAAAATGGGTTTGCCAGTAAAAAAATTTCTTGTTGCAGTAAATGAAAATAATGAATTTCCTGAGTTTTTAAGGACAGGTGAATATATGCCTGTTATTCCTTCTAAAAAATGCAGTTCAAATGCTATGAATGTTGGACATCCAAGTAATTTTGCTCGTCTTATTGACATTTATGGTGGCTGGATAATGGATGAAAGAGATAAAGATGGAAAAGTTATAAAATATGGAGTAATGAAAAGGAAACCAGATATGGAAAAAATGAGAAATGATTTTATTTCTTTTTCAATATCAAATGAAGAAGTAGATGAGACAATTAAAAATTACTATCAAAAATATAAAATAGTTATTGAGCCACATACCGCAGTTGGAATAAAAAGTTATGAAAAAAGTCAAATTAGTGATTTGGTAATTGTTCTTCAAACAGCAGACCCGGCAAAATTTCCAGAAAAGATAAAACAACTTTTAAATATTGAACCAAAAATACCAGAAGCATTAGCGAAAATACTCACTAAAAAAGAGGATTCATTTGATGTTTTAGAAAATAATTATGATGTGTTTAAAAAATATCTTCTGGATAAAATAAAATGA